The DNA region GTAACGCAGGTGCCGTGACCCAGACAGGCCGTCTCACATTGTTTGCTGCCGCCGTAAAGGACTGCTTCCGCGCGGCAATCCGGGGCACCGGCATAATGGTAACGGGATTCAACCCGCCGGCTGCTTTTGCAGCGCATCAGGGTCACCTGCGGTTCCAGAAGAGCCGGCGCAACCCCCATGATCCGGGCCACGGCATCGGCCGTCTCGGTGCCGCCGACCTGACAGATATAGTAGTGGGCTTTGCCTTTGACGATCGCGGCGGCCGCGGCGGCACAGCCGGGCAGCCCGCAACCGCCACAGTTGAGGCCAGGCAAAACGTCTTTAATGGACTCAATGCGCGGATCTTCTTTAACGTAAAACACCCTGGCTGCCACGGACAAAAGTACCGCCGCCAAAAAGCCCAAACCGCCCATAACAAGGATGGAGGTAACAACCATGGAAGCCTCAAAATAAAAAATCCACGCCCAGAGGACGTGGATTCCGGATTCACATAGGCCAAATCAGCCGGGTACTGGCCGGATCAACATCAGCAAACTCACCCGCCCCTCATCATAAACACAACCTTAGGTTTCATACTTAAAGGAAATTTTTACCCTGGCGCGATATGCAACGACTTTCCCATCTTCGACCTTCATGTCAAAGGAGACAACCTCTGCGATTCTAAGATCCCTGAGGCTTTTGCCGGCTATCTCCACAGCGTTTTTGGCTGCATCCGTCCAAGATTTCTCACTTGAACCAACGACTTCAATAATTTTGTATACGCTTTCTTTCATGCCCCTCACCTCCTTTATTTTGTTATTGTTGGATGGGAATTTTAAATCCCCTCAAAGACACTTCCAATAAACGGCGTCACATCTTGATGGAATGACGCATTTGCTCTAGGGTTCATAAACAAACGGATCACCAAGGCCTTTGAGTGAAAAGCTATAGAACACGTGATGGCCGTCATAATCGAGCACCCGCAGGTCGTCTGTCTGCCTGAGGTCGCCCATGATCACAGTATAATGCTTGCCATAAATCTTTTTCACCTGATCGATGGGAACTTCATAGGCGATGAACTTTTTGATTCCCTTGGCAGTCAGCTTCTCGATAAATCTTTCCTCATAAAAAGAATCATATGAAGTAATGACAACAATAGGACCCGAGCCTGTAAAAAATATCCCGGCTTTCATGGCACATCTCCTTAGCAATAGGTTAATATCATCCCTTAATTGTTTTAAACTCAATTGCCAACCCCTGACCCCGCCGCCAGCGGGGTTGCGGGGTTGGCGCATGAAGCCTAAAACTGCAGGTCCGGCCGAACGAAACGATTATCCCGGTAAAGCTGTAATAACCGTGGGGGTTTTGACCATTTGGTAAATTTGCCTTTTGGCCACTTTGTATCGCTCAAAATAAATTTGCGCGACTTTCTTCATCAATTGATATCCTATGCCGGGATCCTGCTCGCAAAGATCGAAAAGCTTCTCGGCATTGACGGCCATAACTTCGGTGTTCTCCATGCACACCGCCGTCAGAGTATACTCCTGTGGTTCCATAAAACATGCAGCCCCAAAAAATTCACCCCGCTCTCTGCTTTCAAAAGCGATACCCACCTCATCGCCGGGATTAATTTCCCTTAAGCTGACCAGGCCTTTGAGAACCACATGCATCTCTTTGGCCCTGTCGCCTTTCTCGTAGATATGGGCTCCTTTGTTATAAGACTTTTTGTCCGTAATCTTGGAAATTTTTTCGAGCTGCTTTTCCGACAACACACCAAATAATTCAAATTTTTTGAGATCGCTGACTTCCACCATGATTAACCTCCTTTTTGATTAAGTTTATAAATGATTAAGGGTACTAAATAAACTCCCGACTCATTCAAGCTGCCTTCAATTAGCACTAAAGCAATAACCACGCCAAAATGGACACCATTGGCTGCATTCTTCCAATTGGCTGAAACGATTAAAAATAAATGTTATATCACAACTGTTTTGATCGCTTTTCATAAGCGGGCACTGTCAGTCTTTTTTACAAATTGTAAAACCGCATCAATCATAAACCGTTCTGGTGTTTTCACCGTGGTCCACTATATAAAGCAGCTTGGCTTTTTCTTTCAGGATCTTTTCAAGCTCCGGCAGTTTCTGCCGATCGATTTGATAGGCGCGCAGATAAACCTTGCGATAACCGGTCGGTGCTGTTTCATAGGTAGTCAAAACACTTACGATGCGACCGTTAAATGTTGCGATCATATCGGTGATCTCTTTGATAGCTCCGCTCCGATCCTTAACCTCGCAGGCAAACTGGATCCCTTTTTGGCCGATGCCGGTCAGTGAAACCATCAGCCGGAATAGATCGCTTTGGGTAATGATCCCAACGAGTTCTCCGCTTGAGTCGACTACCGGCACCCCGGATATTTTATGCTTCAAGAGCAACTCCGCGGTTTCTTCCACGGTGTAATCCGGAGGAACCGTTATCGGCGCTTTGGTCATGACGTGTTTAATTTTTACATTTGACCGTAAATATAAAATCTCATGCATTCCCAGCGAGGTTGCATCCGAAGCAGACGCCCTTTTTATATCCCGGTCCGTGACAATTCCAACGAGCTTGGCACCCATCATGACCGGCAGCATGCGGATACCGTGCTCCTTTAACAATGTCGTGGCATTTTGCATGTAATCTTCGGCATTGACGGTGATGACCGGCGTGCTCATCCAGTTTCTAACTAACATGCTGAGCTCTCCTTGCATTCAATAGCTTTAACCAAGTTTTAAATAACGAATATTAAAGCAACAGGTGTGCCACAATCAGACAGGATGCTGTGCTGTACAATTTATTGAATATAGAGGGAAAAATAGGTGCAAAGCACAGACGGCCTTTTAGCGCAGACAGTGATTTGTGTCGAATATTTTAACAGGTTGTAAAAAATATTAGGGCTGCCGGCAGGTCAAAGAATCGAATTTGCCTGAACCTTACAAAAAACGAACGGATGCCTTTGTAGCTGCCTGTGCAAAATTGCTCTTGACTAAATAAAGGTTATTATAGCAAAATACTCTATAACAATTTGGCATTTTTTATTTCATTGAAATTGACCGGCAGAAAAACCTGATTCTTGTTTCTGTTTCTAATGAGGAGAAGTTATGGAATTTAAAGAATTGCTTGAAAAACTCGAGCAGAAAAACAAGCAGGCAATGGAAGGCGGCGGTCTGGATCGGATCAAGAAGCAACACGAATCCGGCAAGCTTACCGCCCGCGAGCGAATCGACAAGCTCCTGGACGCAGGGACGTTTGTCGAATTGGACCGTTTTAAAGTGCACCGCTGCACCGATTTCGGCATGGAGGAAAAAAAGATCCCCGGCGACGGGGT from Candidatus Desulfatibia profunda includes:
- a CDS encoding dodecin domain-containing protein, giving the protein MKESVYKIIEVVGSSEKSWTDAAKNAVEIAGKSLRDLRIAEVVSFDMKVEDGKVVAYRARVKISFKYET
- a CDS encoding cyclic nucleotide-binding domain-containing protein, whose amino-acid sequence is MVEVSDLKKFELFGVLSEKQLEKISKITDKKSYNKGAHIYEKGDRAKEMHVVLKGLVSLREINPGDEVGIAFESRERGEFFGAACFMEPQEYTLTAVCMENTEVMAVNAEKLFDLCEQDPGIGYQLMKKVAQIYFERYKVAKRQIYQMVKTPTVITALPG
- a CDS encoding CBS domain-containing protein, whose translation is MLVRNWMSTPVITVNAEDYMQNATTLLKEHGIRMLPVMMGAKLVGIVTDRDIKRASASDATSLGMHEILYLRSNVKIKHVMTKAPITVPPDYTVEETAELLLKHKISGVPVVDSSGELVGIITQSDLFRLMVSLTGIGQKGIQFACEVKDRSGAIKEITDMIATFNGRIVSVLTTYETAPTGYRKVYLRAYQIDRQKLPELEKILKEKAKLLYIVDHGENTRTVYD